The following are encoded in a window of Rubellicoccus peritrichatus genomic DNA:
- a CDS encoding 50S ribosomal protein L25, whose protein sequence is MSQQTLSVKSREGIGRGHSRRLRAQGMIPAVIYGKSGNRNFSVAERDFRMLMREVSGGAALITLKNEDSGESLLSVVQATQRNSLTDRFEHIDFHEVTRGEKMTGHIPVHTTGEPVGVKVGGGVLDVVIHEVEIVCLPKDLPESIEIDVSGLDVGQAIHISELPALKGIEYHGDPSAVVVTIAGKTTEEEAAPAEEVAADSVEATSQKGDAEQDEKADS, encoded by the coding sequence ATGAGTCAACAAACCTTATCCGTAAAATCACGTGAGGGCATCGGCCGGGGCCATTCCCGTCGCCTGCGCGCACAGGGGATGATCCCTGCAGTAATCTACGGAAAGAGCGGTAACCGTAACTTTTCAGTTGCGGAACGCGATTTCAGAATGCTGATGCGTGAGGTGTCGGGCGGAGCCGCCTTGATCACCCTCAAAAACGAAGACAGTGGGGAGTCTCTACTCTCCGTTGTTCAAGCAACGCAGCGTAATTCGCTAACTGACCGCTTTGAGCATATTGACTTCCATGAAGTCACTCGTGGCGAAAAGATGACTGGCCATATTCCAGTTCATACCACTGGTGAACCAGTGGGTGTGAAAGTTGGAGGCGGTGTCCTCGACGTTGTTATACACGAAGTCGAAATCGTGTGTCTGCCAAAGGACTTGCCGGAAAGCATCGAAATCGATGTGTCGGGACTTGATGTCGGGCAAGCGATTCACATTAGCGAGCTTCCCGCTCTCAAGGGTATTGAATACCACGGTGACCCAAGTGCAGTTGTTGTCACGATTGCGGGCAAGACAACTGAAGAAGAAGCCGCACCGGCTGAAGAAGTCGCCGCAGACAGCGTCGAGGCAACCTCCCAAAAGGGTGATGCCGAGCAAGACGAAAAAGCGGATTCTTAA
- a CDS encoding 30S ribosomal protein S6, which yields MSETATKNNYAATFILDTRNYQEPIETLIDSIKAALESEGAEVNNVENLGQKEFVRVTDKGFPAGIYVTFHFSGPGAAAEALKEKFRLDKTVNRILVQSK from the coding sequence ATGAGCGAAACAGCGACCAAGAATAATTACGCCGCAACATTCATCCTAGACACACGGAACTACCAGGAACCAATCGAAACCTTGATCGACAGCATCAAGGCTGCTTTGGAATCTGAAGGTGCCGAAGTCAACAATGTGGAAAACCTGGGACAAAAGGAATTTGTCCGCGTCACTGACAAGGGCTTTCCAGCAGGCATTTATGTAACTTTCCACTTCTCCGGCCCAGGCGCAGCAGCTGAGGCGTTGAAGGAAAAGTTCCGCCTCGACAAGACAGTCAACCGTATTTTAGTTCAGTCCAAGTAA
- a CDS encoding PEP-CTERM sorting domain-containing protein, with translation MKIITNPVNYNTTTVRTSAASVCALLGASNLQAAVITNTDLGLSGFIVGNGTSSVAWNIDNVGNAELDVDLNATYFVNLTSFQNAFGLRATASAANAYMLNLGPSAKVNTGAFNMSSVFSVLFSGSIKRAVGFTSGESGYMGFQFNPSGSLVLYGWAEVILTEGGDSGTFEVVQWAYDDSGANIQTPVPEPATAALGLGALALGAAGLRRWRKAKQTT, from the coding sequence ATGAAAATAATTACTAATCCTGTTAATTACAATACAACTACGGTTCGTACGAGCGCAGCTTCCGTATGCGCCCTTTTGGGTGCTTCCAACCTTCAGGCAGCGGTTATCACCAACACTGATTTAGGCTTGAGCGGATTCATTGTTGGAAACGGCACCAGTTCTGTCGCATGGAACATTGATAATGTTGGAAATGCAGAGTTGGATGTGGATCTTAATGCCACCTATTTCGTCAACCTGACGAGTTTCCAAAATGCTTTCGGATTACGGGCAACTGCCTCCGCCGCCAATGCCTACATGCTCAATCTTGGCCCTAGCGCTAAGGTTAATACGGGAGCCTTTAATATGTCTTCCGTCTTTTCAGTTCTTTTCTCTGGCTCAATTAAAAGAGCAGTAGGCTTTACCAGTGGTGAGAGTGGCTATATGGGCTTCCAGTTCAATCCGTCAGGTTCATTGGTGCTCTACGGCTGGGCGGAAGTCATTCTGACCGAAGGCGGCGATTCAGGGACATTTGAAGTCGTGCAGTGGGCCTATGACGACAGCGGTGCGAACATCCAAACACCTGTTCCCGAGCCGGCAACCGCCGCCCTCGGCCTGGGTGCGCTTGCGTTGGGAGCGGCCGGTCTACGCCGCTGGCGTAAGGCCAAGCAGACGACCTAA
- a CDS encoding alpha-L-fucosidase: MSTTAHELDSLAPKYQQIRTEMLKQPITEGDGPFKATVESLQQFECPEWFRDAKFGIWAHWGPQGLPAMGDWYARNMYIQGLGKDGNPDQDVYAYHCKNFGHPSKVGYKDILQYWKAEAFDPDALIALYKSVGAKYFMALGVHTDNFDCWDSKYHRWNSVNIGPKKDIVALWRDAARKHGLYFGVSEHTSNYYHWFGTSLGADKTGPLAGVPYDGQDERYRDLYNSIYIDKKDEWLTPEDYPNDWAKEWYFRMKDLLDTFEPDLFYTDGAPALGKYSLAILAYYYNRNMQLHGGKLEGVYTQKNHPGLGTFIPGAGVFDIERGLAQGITEDPWQIDTCLGNWFYNKGFEYKTPLSVIHFLVDVVSKNGNMMLSVPLKPEGTLDEACQNILAEMKAWLDLNGEAIYATRPWKIFGEGGVTEYESKCHNETPIEAQENEFRFTRSKSGEEVFAFILKWPSSQATLIKSFANEKAVQAVELIGYGPVSYSQDSTGLHVSLPAKAPCKYASTLKISI; the protein is encoded by the coding sequence ATGAGCACAACAGCCCACGAACTCGATTCACTCGCGCCAAAATACCAACAGATTCGCACTGAAATGCTGAAGCAGCCAATTACCGAGGGCGACGGCCCCTTTAAGGCAACGGTTGAATCATTGCAGCAATTTGAATGTCCAGAGTGGTTTCGCGATGCGAAGTTTGGAATTTGGGCCCACTGGGGACCTCAGGGACTGCCAGCAATGGGAGACTGGTATGCTCGTAATATGTATATTCAGGGCCTTGGAAAGGACGGTAACCCTGATCAAGATGTTTACGCCTATCATTGCAAAAACTTCGGTCATCCATCCAAGGTGGGTTATAAAGATATTCTGCAATACTGGAAAGCTGAAGCGTTTGACCCCGATGCGCTCATCGCGCTCTACAAAAGCGTGGGAGCCAAATATTTCATGGCGCTCGGAGTCCATACTGACAATTTTGATTGTTGGGACTCGAAGTACCATCGCTGGAACTCGGTGAATATTGGTCCTAAGAAAGACATCGTAGCACTTTGGCGAGACGCAGCTCGCAAGCATGGTTTATACTTCGGCGTTTCGGAGCATACCTCCAACTATTATCACTGGTTTGGCACAAGCCTCGGAGCCGACAAGACAGGTCCGCTGGCTGGAGTTCCCTACGATGGGCAGGATGAACGTTATCGCGATCTCTACAATTCCATTTACATCGACAAAAAAGATGAGTGGTTAACCCCGGAAGATTATCCGAATGACTGGGCCAAAGAGTGGTATTTTCGTATGAAAGACCTTCTCGATACATTTGAGCCGGATTTATTTTACACTGACGGAGCTCCCGCACTCGGCAAATACAGTCTCGCGATCCTTGCCTACTACTACAACCGCAACATGCAGCTCCATGGAGGGAAACTGGAAGGTGTCTACACGCAAAAGAACCACCCTGGTCTTGGCACATTTATTCCCGGCGCCGGAGTCTTTGATATCGAACGTGGCCTCGCCCAAGGAATCACCGAAGATCCATGGCAGATCGATACATGCCTTGGAAATTGGTTTTATAACAAAGGCTTTGAATACAAGACACCACTCAGTGTAATCCACTTTCTCGTCGATGTCGTCAGTAAGAATGGCAACATGATGTTGAGTGTGCCACTGAAACCGGAGGGAACGCTGGATGAAGCATGCCAGAATATCCTGGCAGAAATGAAAGCCTGGCTCGATCTCAATGGCGAAGCGATCTACGCCACTCGTCCGTGGAAGATCTTTGGCGAAGGCGGAGTCACCGAATATGAATCCAAATGCCACAACGAAACACCGATCGAAGCCCAGGAAAACGAATTTCGCTTTACTAGATCCAAGTCGGGGGAAGAAGTCTTCGCTTTCATCCTCAAATGGCCATCCTCTCAAGCAACGCTGATTAAATCTTTTGCCAATGAAAAGGCTGTTCAGGCTGTTGAACTCATAGGTTACGGCCCAGTTTCATATTCTCAGGATTCAACTGGGCTACATGTTTCGCTTCCTGCAAAAGCGCCCTGCAAATACGCGTCCACTTTAAAGATTTCAATCTAA
- a CDS encoding TIGR03862 family flavoprotein, translating to MKHDWQKSVAVVGGGPAGLRAAEVAAAADAQVTLYDAKPSVGRKFLVAGKSGLNLTNAAEFETFMQRYSGSNMPVKLWRKYIADFDNVALRTWAESLGVETFVASNGKVFPKTKKAAPLLRHWVSRLRELGVVFNMNHRWVALRHGPEIEIDFLHHDQLVSQKYDAVVLALGGASWPQTGSDGNWVDILRQQDITIQPLQSANCGWECDWAPATLASAEGQPLQNLKVRVGDQLETGELVVTRYGFEGPPLYALGRQLRTMDLPAIEIDFKPTFTIERLVQKMESARRNFFKEARLRWKLPEPACAIIEQFYGTFDSAEELANATKCCRIPLTRARPVAEAISTSGGVSWLALNESLMFKQLPGVYCAGEMIDWEAPTGGYLMQGCFATGSIAGKAATSVYSES from the coding sequence GTGAAGCATGATTGGCAAAAAAGTGTGGCAGTCGTGGGTGGTGGACCTGCTGGGTTGCGTGCGGCGGAAGTTGCAGCTGCCGCCGATGCTCAAGTCACACTTTATGATGCGAAGCCTTCTGTTGGACGAAAGTTTCTAGTCGCGGGCAAGAGTGGGCTCAATCTAACCAATGCGGCAGAGTTTGAAACATTCATGCAGCGGTATTCCGGGAGCAATATGCCGGTAAAATTATGGCGGAAGTATATTGCGGATTTTGATAATGTGGCGCTTCGAACATGGGCCGAGTCGTTGGGCGTTGAAACCTTTGTTGCTTCAAATGGAAAAGTTTTTCCAAAAACAAAGAAAGCGGCCCCGCTATTGCGTCACTGGGTATCACGCCTGAGAGAGTTGGGGGTGGTATTCAATATGAATCACCGCTGGGTTGCCTTACGTCATGGCCCCGAAATTGAAATTGATTTCCTTCATCATGACCAACTGGTGAGTCAGAAATACGATGCTGTTGTTCTCGCTTTGGGTGGTGCTTCCTGGCCACAAACAGGATCGGATGGCAATTGGGTCGATATTTTGAGACAGCAGGATATCACTATTCAGCCGTTACAGTCCGCTAATTGTGGATGGGAATGTGACTGGGCTCCTGCGACACTTGCTTCTGCTGAAGGGCAACCATTGCAAAACCTGAAAGTGCGTGTTGGAGATCAGCTTGAGACTGGTGAACTGGTTGTGACGCGTTACGGATTTGAGGGGCCTCCACTTTATGCATTGGGGCGCCAGCTGCGTACGATGGATTTGCCTGCAATTGAAATTGATTTCAAGCCGACCTTTACGATTGAACGTCTGGTTCAAAAAATGGAATCGGCTCGGCGTAACTTTTTCAAGGAAGCACGTTTGCGTTGGAAATTACCTGAACCGGCATGTGCTATCATTGAGCAATTCTATGGGACATTTGACTCTGCCGAGGAATTGGCCAATGCCACAAAATGTTGTCGAATTCCTCTGACAAGAGCCAGGCCGGTTGCAGAAGCGATTTCAACCAGTGGTGGGGTTTCCTGGCTTGCTCTTAATGAATCCCTAATGTTCAAGCAATTGCCTGGTGTTTATTGTGCTGGTGAAATGATTGACTGGGAAGCACCCACCGGCGGATATCTAATGCAAGGGTGTTTTGCGACGGGAAGCATAGCAGGGAAGGCTGCAACTAGTGTATACTCTGAGTCATGA
- the pth gene encoding aminoacyl-tRNA hydrolase produces MAIAAIAGLGNPGSKYAGTRHNIGAELVDKLAEQMKASFRPDKNLGCEVAKVQFGGKSVFLVKSLSYMNESGRALGKFARFFKIQPQAMVVAYDDINLDMGRLKVSLTGSAGGHNGITDILNHFGDGFVRYRIGIESKSHPNIVLSDWVLGKISAEERAIYNSQLDHYIKGIHLLISDGPEKAMNQLNQRTSKSKSNERNSDQE; encoded by the coding sequence ATGGCTATTGCCGCCATCGCAGGACTGGGAAACCCCGGTTCAAAGTATGCCGGCACACGTCACAATATCGGAGCCGAGCTGGTTGACAAACTAGCCGAGCAGATGAAAGCCTCCTTTCGTCCTGATAAGAACCTTGGTTGCGAAGTCGCCAAGGTTCAATTCGGCGGAAAAAGCGTTTTCCTCGTAAAATCGCTTTCTTACATGAATGAAAGCGGTCGAGCGTTGGGAAAATTTGCCCGTTTCTTTAAAATTCAGCCTCAAGCAATGGTTGTCGCCTATGACGACATCAACCTTGATATGGGGCGTCTGAAAGTTTCCTTAACCGGAAGTGCAGGCGGGCACAACGGTATCACCGATATTCTAAATCACTTTGGTGATGGCTTTGTCCGCTATCGAATTGGGATAGAGAGCAAATCACATCCAAACATCGTCTTAAGCGATTGGGTCTTAGGCAAAATAAGCGCAGAAGAGCGAGCGATCTATAACTCCCAGCTTGACCACTATATCAAAGGCATCCACCTGCTGATCAGTGACGGCCCCGAAAAAGCCATGAATCAATTAAATCAACGAACTTCAAAATCGAAATCCAATGAGCGAAACAGCGACCAAGAATAA
- the ssb gene encoding single-stranded DNA-binding protein: MASFNKVILMGNLTRDPELRMTPGGMAICKLGIAVNRVFTTKEGEKREEVTFIDCDAFGRQAETLSKYMSKGRSLLIEGRLRLDQWESKEGEKRSKISVVVENFQFTGDRGEGGGSGESSGSAGGSNYESSAPPPRTTGQQRPPEQDIDEDVPF, encoded by the coding sequence ATGGCTTCCTTCAATAAAGTCATCCTGATGGGAAATCTCACCCGCGACCCGGAGTTGCGGATGACACCTGGCGGGATGGCTATTTGCAAACTCGGCATCGCCGTAAACCGCGTTTTCACGACCAAAGAAGGCGAAAAACGCGAGGAAGTCACTTTCATTGACTGTGATGCTTTCGGTCGCCAGGCCGAAACCCTGTCCAAATACATGAGCAAAGGGCGTTCCCTCCTTATCGAGGGGCGTCTACGTCTCGACCAATGGGAGAGTAAGGAAGGCGAAAAACGGAGCAAGATCAGCGTCGTTGTTGAAAACTTCCAGTTCACAGGAGACCGTGGCGAAGGCGGCGGAAGCGGGGAAAGCAGCGGAAGCGCCGGTGGCTCAAACTACGAGAGCAGTGCCCCGCCACCAAGAACAACCGGGCAACAACGCCCACCTGAGCAGGACATCGACGAAGATGTCCCCTTCTGA
- a CDS encoding cupin domain-containing protein, producing the protein MANIFFDLPSNPSGEVFDDLLIADNVRIERIVSNGQITSEGEWYDQDWDEWVLVLRGEAELTFAGGKKVLLLEGDYHHISKGEKHRVTMTSKPTIWLAVHVGEKRA; encoded by the coding sequence ATGGCCAATATCTTTTTCGATTTGCCCTCCAATCCCAGTGGTGAAGTCTTTGATGACCTCTTGATTGCTGACAACGTTCGAATCGAACGCATCGTTTCGAACGGTCAAATAACATCCGAAGGGGAATGGTATGATCAGGATTGGGATGAGTGGGTCCTCGTGCTCCGAGGTGAAGCCGAGCTGACCTTTGCCGGCGGGAAAAAAGTTCTACTTCTGGAAGGTGATTACCATCATATTTCTAAAGGTGAGAAGCATCGTGTCACCATGACGAGTAAGCCGACCATCTGGCTAGCTGTGCATGTTGGTGAGAAGCGGGCGTGA
- the orn gene encoding oligoribonuclease, with product MPPNETKQPYFLWLDLEMTGLEATTDRILEAAVIVSNHDWEEVFLWESAVVQPKEVLAGMNEWCQTHHKESGLLDRIPTGITEAELDEKLADIVSNHWGEVPAILCGNSIHQDRKFVDQWLPQFASKLHYRMLDVSSFKVAFQELYDLRFEKKNAHRALDDIRESITEFRFYLERVAS from the coding sequence ATGCCTCCAAACGAAACCAAACAACCCTACTTTCTTTGGCTTGATCTGGAAATGACCGGACTCGAAGCCACAACAGATCGTATCCTTGAAGCAGCAGTCATAGTAAGCAACCACGACTGGGAAGAAGTGTTTCTCTGGGAATCAGCAGTGGTCCAGCCTAAAGAAGTTTTAGCTGGCATGAATGAGTGGTGCCAAACTCACCATAAGGAAAGTGGCCTACTCGACCGTATTCCAACCGGAATAACCGAAGCAGAATTGGACGAAAAACTCGCCGATATTGTTTCAAACCACTGGGGTGAGGTTCCCGCCATTCTTTGTGGCAACTCGATTCACCAGGATCGCAAATTTGTTGATCAGTGGTTACCCCAATTTGCTTCAAAACTACACTATCGAATGTTGGATGTCAGCAGCTTCAAAGTGGCGTTCCAGGAACTCTACGACTTGAGGTTTGAAAAGAAAAACGCTCACCGGGCATTGGATGACATCCGCGAATCCATCACTGAATTCCGTTTCTACCTCGAACGTGTAGCTTCCTGA
- a CDS encoding adenylate/guanylate cyclase domain-containing protein has product MSSEIAKETETKKAQGSLFFSFGFKLMLIMTVLVAAVSVAAVLVVQMQLTHSYRDFLDSQFSQEVNDFRYLQAERAKNIRDEIITAAGAVRPLAAITQSKDPQHIYTDLEYELEPSMNFYQPKHGAAPVFFRYFNVDGQLVSDPNRKDHKHAIDSTKFEPLVKMATKDASGVFGYIVIETENKPVLYEVTITEIHDDYTGDKIGYILFGIPAELDDRGAQKNRSIRSLMYVDGYFFPQTLSQESREQLKPFIDKAQAAGSSSQELTLNKQSYLLFTRDISKGGNFPETLQLSLYSLEELESLLENLNVLMYALLPVSLVVAIVLSALASRRIAQRVLTLAKGTEAIRQGDLEVRMEPMGRDEIGVLADSFNRMAEDLELKEKYRSVLDLVTEKSVAEELLTGAIELGGELRQATMLFCDIRGFTPLTDGMDPREVVSLVNGHMTEMTRIAHACNGVVDKFVGDEIMVLFGVPHAGEDDVANAVRCGLNMIAERNRLNENMERPINIGIGIATGKVVAGCMGSEKRLNYSVLGDRVNLAARLCSKAAAGEVIIDEETVNALPEGSKSTRIDSVALKGFANQVSVYRIESIP; this is encoded by the coding sequence ATGAGTAGCGAGATCGCGAAAGAGACTGAGACCAAGAAAGCCCAAGGCTCCCTATTTTTCAGCTTTGGTTTCAAACTGATGCTGATTATGACGGTGCTTGTGGCAGCGGTTTCTGTCGCAGCTGTTCTCGTCGTCCAAATGCAACTGACTCACTCCTATCGCGATTTTCTGGACAGCCAGTTTTCCCAGGAAGTAAACGACTTTCGCTACCTACAGGCGGAAAGAGCCAAGAATATTCGCGACGAAATCATAACGGCGGCAGGTGCCGTCCGCCCATTGGCAGCAATCACCCAATCCAAAGATCCACAGCACATCTACACGGATTTGGAGTATGAGCTGGAACCATCGATGAACTTTTATCAGCCAAAACATGGAGCAGCGCCTGTCTTCTTTCGCTACTTCAATGTAGATGGTCAGCTTGTATCCGATCCAAACCGTAAAGACCACAAGCACGCAATCGACTCAACCAAGTTTGAGCCCTTGGTCAAAATGGCAACGAAGGACGCATCCGGTGTCTTTGGCTACATAGTTATCGAGACCGAAAATAAACCAGTCCTTTATGAAGTTACCATAACGGAGATCCATGACGACTACACTGGAGATAAAATTGGCTATATTCTTTTTGGTATTCCAGCTGAACTGGATGATCGAGGGGCTCAAAAGAACCGCAGCATCCGAAGCCTCATGTATGTGGATGGCTACTTCTTTCCGCAAACCCTGTCCCAAGAATCACGTGAGCAACTGAAACCGTTCATAGATAAAGCCCAGGCCGCCGGGTCCTCCAGCCAAGAATTAACGTTAAACAAGCAAAGTTACCTGCTATTTACCCGTGATATATCAAAAGGAGGCAACTTCCCGGAGACCCTGCAGCTTTCACTATACTCCTTGGAAGAGCTTGAATCTCTCCTGGAAAATTTAAATGTGCTTATGTATGCGCTTCTTCCAGTCTCACTGGTTGTCGCCATTGTCTTAAGTGCCCTCGCCTCACGCCGTATTGCCCAGCGCGTGCTAACCCTGGCCAAGGGAACGGAAGCCATTCGACAAGGTGACCTCGAAGTGCGCATGGAACCAATGGGACGTGACGAAATTGGTGTTCTGGCTGATTCCTTCAATCGAATGGCCGAGGATCTTGAGCTGAAGGAAAAATACCGCAGTGTCCTCGACCTGGTGACAGAAAAGAGTGTCGCCGAAGAACTCCTGACCGGCGCAATCGAGCTTGGCGGTGAATTACGTCAAGCCACGATGCTCTTCTGTGACATACGCGGGTTCACTCCGTTAACAGACGGGATGGATCCACGTGAAGTCGTCTCGCTGGTCAACGGACATATGACTGAGATGACACGAATTGCCCACGCCTGCAATGGTGTGGTCGACAAGTTTGTCGGCGATGAAATCATGGTCCTCTTTGGCGTTCCTCATGCGGGGGAAGATGATGTGGCCAATGCGGTTCGCTGCGGACTTAACATGATCGCCGAACGAAACCGCCTCAATGAGAACATGGAAAGACCGATCAACATCGGAATTGGTATTGCAACTGGCAAAGTTGTTGCTGGCTGCATGGGATCAGAAAAACGCTTAAACTATTCCGTACTCGGTGATCGAGTTAACCTCGCAGCACGATTATGCAGCAAGGCCGCAGCCGGAGAAGTCATCATTGACGAAGAAACCGTAAACGCCCTTCCTGAAGGCTCAAAATCGACCAGGATTGATAGCGTTGCCTTAAAGGGATTTGCCAATCAAGTTTCCGTCTACAGAATTGAATCTATTCCATGA
- a CDS encoding choice-of-anchor R domain-containing protein, producing the protein MKLKIGLLSVGCAVLLASVSTIHGAIGVSNLATTSSGTAFVGDAGDFEFALGQGFTTGPDGGDYTLSSITVRLISRTGSPADIIVALYDDNSGQPGSLLETLTGAASPSTAGDYAYTLGSGFALTSDATYYVVLSAPGSPTNTSYALDDTARYSQTGLIGWDISDGVNVAFNGGAWSLNNTRVLKLQVDVTAVPEPSTYALICGVALLGFTAWRRRAA; encoded by the coding sequence ATGAAACTAAAGATAGGCCTTCTTTCTGTCGGCTGCGCAGTTTTACTAGCGTCCGTAAGCACCATCCATGGTGCAATTGGAGTAAGCAACTTAGCGACTACCAGTAGTGGCACTGCCTTTGTTGGTGATGCTGGCGACTTCGAGTTTGCTCTGGGCCAAGGGTTTACAACGGGCCCGGATGGCGGAGACTACACGCTCAGCTCCATTACAGTCAGGCTAATTTCTCGAACTGGCTCTCCCGCGGATATCATCGTTGCCTTGTATGATGATAATTCAGGTCAGCCCGGAAGCTTGTTGGAGACTCTCACTGGTGCCGCATCTCCGTCTACCGCCGGAGACTACGCCTACACATTAGGCTCAGGCTTTGCACTCACGTCAGATGCAACTTACTATGTTGTGTTAAGTGCTCCAGGTTCGCCTACCAACACTAGTTATGCACTGGATGATACCGCTAGATATAGCCAGACAGGCCTTATCGGTTGGGATATTTCAGATGGCGTGAATGTAGCCTTCAATGGCGGTGCCTGGAGCCTCAACAACACTAGAGTTCTAAAATTACAAGTCGACGTAACTGCCGTGCCAGAGCCCTCCACCTACGCACTGATTTGTGGTGTTGCCTTGCTCGGCTTTACAGCTTGGCGCCGTCGTGCGGCCTAG
- a CDS encoding plastocyanin/azurin family copper-binding protein: protein MIDSSKLPKPARLNPRYLDGATERPGMAPQARAVIYAERISDKADAKTSNETKELAQQHLQFEKSVLPVQVGTTVHFPNRDEVFHNVFSYSAPKSFDLGRYRAGEEPGEVVFDQPGEVQVFCEIHRHMRTTVLVLDTPYFTVSNDSNTYDLKDLPAGDYRVSIWYGPGKTLSKEVTLTDEENLKIDWSEE from the coding sequence ATGATTGATTCCTCAAAACTGCCGAAACCAGCTCGTCTGAATCCACGTTATCTGGATGGAGCAACGGAACGCCCCGGAATGGCGCCACAAGCCCGGGCTGTGATTTATGCAGAGCGTATCTCTGATAAGGCTGATGCAAAAACCTCGAACGAAACAAAAGAACTGGCTCAACAACACCTCCAATTCGAGAAGTCCGTCCTGCCGGTTCAAGTTGGCACGACCGTTCATTTTCCCAACCGAGACGAAGTCTTCCATAATGTATTTTCCTACTCCGCCCCAAAGTCGTTTGATCTGGGACGCTACAGAGCCGGCGAAGAACCAGGTGAAGTTGTCTTTGATCAACCAGGCGAAGTGCAGGTCTTCTGTGAGATTCACCGCCATATGAGAACCACTGTGCTGGTGCTCGATACCCCTTACTTCACAGTCAGCAATGACTCAAACACCTATGACCTTAAAGACCTGCCAGCAGGCGACTATCGCGTAAGCATCTGGTATGGGCCTGGGAAGACTTTATCAAAAGAAGTAACACTTACGGATGAGGAAAATCTGAAGATTGACTGGTCTGAAGAATGA